The following proteins are encoded in a genomic region of uncultured Vibrio sp.:
- a CDS encoding bifunctional 4-hydroxy-2-oxoglutarate aldolase/2-dehydro-3-deoxy-phosphogluconate aldolase yields the protein MTTLEQRLKEIKIVPVIAINDVAHALPLAKVLVENGLPCAEVTFRTEAAAESIRIMREAYPDLLIGAGTVLTTEQVDIAIEAGVDFIVSPGFNPTTVKYCQQRNIAIVPGVNNPSLVEQAMEMGLRTLKFFPAEPSGGVNMLKALTAVYPVNFMPTGGVSPSNVEDYLALKSVIACGGTWMVPTKLMDDGDWEGLAELVRAVK from the coding sequence ATGACAACTCTTGAACAACGATTAAAAGAAATCAAAATCGTCCCAGTTATCGCGATCAACGACGTCGCTCACGCACTGCCTCTGGCGAAAGTGTTAGTAGAAAACGGCCTGCCATGTGCCGAAGTGACTTTCCGTACGGAAGCGGCGGCGGAATCGATTCGTATCATGCGTGAAGCGTATCCAGACCTGCTAATTGGTGCAGGTACCGTTCTGACGACAGAGCAGGTGGATATCGCTATTGAAGCGGGTGTGGACTTTATCGTTAGCCCTGGCTTCAACCCAACCACAGTGAAATACTGTCAGCAGCGTAATATTGCAATTGTACCGGGTGTGAACAATCCAAGCCTGGTTGAACAGGCGATGGAAATGGGGCTGCGCACTCTGAAGTTTTTCCCGGCAGAACCATCTGGTGGTGTGAACATGCTAAAAGCTCTGACGGCAGTTTACCCAGTCAACTTCATGCCTACTGGTGGTGTTAGCCCTTCAAACGTAGAAGACTATCTTGCACTTAAATCCGTTATCGCATGTGGTGGTACTTGGATGGTACCAACTAAGCTAATGGATGATGGCGACTGGGAAGGTCTTGCTGAATTGGTTCGTGCGGTTAAGTAA
- a CDS encoding GntP family permease, with product MEQLAQAPDPTYLLTIAGLAIAALLVLIIKLKVHAFASLTMVSLGTAIATGVSTDKVVPTMMSGFGGTLASVALLVGLGAMIGKILEVTGGAKVLADTLIGRFGKERAPLALGVASLMFGFPIFFDAGLVVMMPIILSVAARFGGSPLKYALPAAGAFAVMHAFVPPHPGPVAAADFLGANIGLLLVVGILVAIPTWYLGAYLFGLYAGKKFEIPLSKAFFDGDAFADESKAPKFATVMMLLILPVLLICLDTVLNTLAVAGVIDGDSSLTSFLRMLGKTPVALLITLTVCLVVFAKDYGMAKLEKLCGESLAPICGVILVTGAGGMFGGVLRSSGIGDALAGVLTNTGMPVIVAAFVISTCLRVAQGSATVALTTTAALISPVVAASTGLSELDLCFIVIAIAGGATVLSHFNDSGFWLVSRLLEMDEKTTLKTWTVMETLLGGIAFIIVATLSFIL from the coding sequence ATGGAGCAGCTAGCCCAAGCCCCAGATCCTACATACTTACTAACGATTGCAGGCCTTGCTATTGCAGCGTTACTTGTTCTAATCATTAAATTAAAAGTCCATGCTTTTGCATCCCTGACTATGGTGAGTTTGGGTACGGCAATCGCAACGGGCGTATCGACTGACAAGGTCGTACCCACCATGATGAGTGGCTTCGGAGGCACGTTAGCTTCGGTTGCTTTGCTGGTTGGTCTTGGTGCGATGATCGGCAAAATCTTAGAAGTGACTGGCGGTGCGAAAGTGCTGGCCGATACTTTGATTGGCCGCTTTGGTAAAGAGCGTGCACCACTTGCACTCGGCGTGGCATCGTTGATGTTCGGCTTCCCAATCTTTTTCGATGCGGGGTTGGTGGTGATGATGCCAATTATCCTCAGCGTCGCGGCTCGATTCGGTGGTTCTCCGCTTAAATACGCTTTACCGGCGGCAGGTGCATTCGCCGTAATGCATGCGTTTGTTCCTCCACACCCTGGTCCTGTTGCTGCGGCAGACTTTCTTGGCGCCAACATTGGTTTACTGTTGGTTGTCGGTATTTTGGTAGCAATTCCGACTTGGTATCTTGGCGCTTACTTATTTGGTCTTTATGCTGGTAAGAAGTTTGAGATCCCACTGTCTAAAGCATTTTTTGATGGTGATGCGTTCGCAGATGAAAGCAAAGCGCCGAAATTTGCGACGGTAATGATGCTTCTTATTCTTCCTGTCTTACTTATCTGTTTGGACACGGTTCTTAACACGCTTGCGGTTGCAGGTGTTATCGATGGCGATTCATCACTGACATCATTCCTGCGCATGCTGGGTAAAACCCCGGTAGCTTTACTGATCACGCTGACGGTATGTCTTGTTGTGTTCGCCAAAGACTACGGTATGGCGAAATTAGAGAAGCTATGTGGCGAGTCACTGGCACCGATTTGTGGTGTTATTCTGGTGACCGGTGCAGGCGGCATGTTCGGCGGTGTATTGCGTTCAAGTGGGATTGGTGATGCACTGGCAGGGGTATTAACCAATACGGGTATGCCTGTTATTGTTGCGGCATTTGTTATCTCAACCTGTCTGCGTGTTGCCCAAGGCTCGGCAACTGTAGCGCTTACCACAACTGCTGCTCTCATCTCGCCAGTAGTGGCTGCGTCCACCGGTTTGAGCGAGCTTGATCTATGCTTTATCGTGATTGCGATTGCAGGCGGTGCAACAGTGCTTTCACACTTCAATGATTCTGGCTTCTGGTTGGTCTCTCGCTTACTGGAGATGGATGAAAAAACCACATTAAAAACTTGGACGGTAATGGAAACGTTACTTGGCGGTATCGCGTTTATTATCGTCGCAACATTAAGCTTTATTCTTTAG
- a CDS encoding gluconokinase, with product MAGSSVIVMGVCASGKSTIGEQLAKKLGRKFIDGDDLHPRANIQKMASGQPLNDDDRKPWLERIRDAAYSLESKNEHGVIVCSALKKIYRDQIREGNDNVTFLFLDGDMELILNRMRLRQGHFMKENMVKSQFETLERPDDEPQTLVVSIKGDISGVVERSAAELLKQQPVEEAS from the coding sequence ATGGCTGGTAGTAGTGTCATCGTTATGGGCGTTTGTGCGAGCGGAAAAAGCACAATCGGCGAGCAACTAGCGAAAAAGCTGGGACGAAAATTCATTGATGGTGATGATCTTCACCCGCGAGCGAACATACAGAAAATGGCATCTGGCCAACCTCTGAACGATGACGATCGCAAGCCATGGCTAGAACGTATTCGAGATGCTGCCTACAGTCTGGAAAGCAAAAACGAACATGGTGTGATCGTCTGTTCCGCACTGAAAAAGATCTACCGCGATCAGATCCGAGAAGGCAACGACAACGTGACTTTCCTGTTTTTAGATGGCGACATGGAATTGATCCTTAATCGCATGCGTCTGCGTCAAGGTCACTTCATGAAAGAGAACATGGTGAAAAGCCAGTTTGAAACCCTTGAGCGCCCAGATGATGAACCTCAAACCCTGGTTGTAAGTATCAAAGGTGATATCAGTGGCGTTGTAGAACGCTCTGCAGCGGAACTCTTAAAGCAGCAACCAGTGGAGGAAGCATCATGA
- the edd gene encoding phosphogluconate dehydratase, with product MTHSVIVNVTERLIERSREARTAFLTNTNIQAEAGKGRTGLSCGNLAHAVAASCSSEKENILNFTQSNVALISAYNDMLSAHQPYQEYPAQIKQVLAQYGHTAQVAGCVPAMCDGVTQGQPGMDMSLFSRDLIAQSTALSLSHNVFDATLLLGICDKIAPGQLMGALSYAHLPTAFVPAGLMATGISNEEKVDVRQKYAAGEVGKEALLDMECRAYHSPGTCTFYGTANTNQLVFEAMGLMLPGSAFIHPHSELRKALTDHAALKIASMTAGSSNFRPLAEVVTEKSLINGIVALLASGGSTNHTIHMVAVARAAGILLTWQDISDLSEVVPLLARVYPNGPADMNAFQAAGGVPALLHRLNQSELLHRDVKPVFGEFSDQMTIPSLTEGQLVWTACQRSLDDDVIAAPDAVFQNTGGTRVLDGNLGKAVVKVSAVKEEQRIIEAPAVVFQCQHEVEAAYKRGELNKDCIVVVTHNGPAANGMPELHKLMPILGNVQKMGFKVALVTDGRLSGASGKIPSAIHVSPEAIRGGAIGLVRDGDVIRVDCQTGELNNLSDTRGRTIIQLDTESTQKTWGRGFFEVIRHNVSSADQGASFIV from the coding sequence ATGACTCACTCCGTTATTGTCAATGTCACCGAGCGTCTCATCGAACGCAGTCGCGAAGCTCGTACCGCATTCTTAACCAATACCAACATTCAGGCTGAAGCAGGTAAAGGTCGCACAGGTTTATCCTGTGGTAACCTCGCACATGCGGTGGCAGCGTCATGTTCTTCCGAGAAAGAAAATATTCTCAATTTTACCCAGTCTAATGTCGCGCTTATCAGTGCCTACAACGACATGTTGAGTGCCCACCAGCCTTACCAAGAATATCCAGCACAAATTAAACAAGTACTGGCGCAATATGGCCATACGGCTCAAGTGGCAGGTTGTGTCCCTGCGATGTGTGATGGCGTGACGCAAGGTCAGCCTGGTATGGATATGTCACTGTTTTCCCGTGACTTAATCGCTCAATCGACAGCGTTATCTTTAAGCCATAATGTCTTTGACGCGACCCTGCTGCTTGGTATCTGTGACAAAATCGCACCAGGACAACTGATGGGTGCGCTCTCTTATGCGCACCTGCCAACCGCGTTTGTACCTGCTGGTTTAATGGCAACTGGCATCAGCAACGAAGAAAAAGTCGACGTACGCCAAAAATACGCGGCTGGCGAAGTAGGCAAAGAAGCGCTATTGGACATGGAGTGCCGTGCTTATCACTCTCCTGGCACCTGCACGTTCTACGGCACGGCAAATACCAACCAGCTGGTCTTTGAAGCCATGGGATTAATGCTACCTGGCTCTGCGTTTATCCACCCGCACAGCGAGCTGCGTAAAGCATTGACCGATCATGCTGCGCTCAAAATCGCGTCCATGACTGCAGGCTCTAGCAACTTCCGTCCATTGGCTGAAGTCGTGACGGAAAAGAGTTTGATCAACGGTATCGTTGCTCTGCTTGCATCAGGCGGCAGTACTAACCACACCATTCATATGGTCGCCGTCGCTCGTGCAGCAGGCATCTTGCTCACCTGGCAAGACATCAGTGATTTATCAGAAGTGGTGCCCCTACTGGCACGTGTTTACCCGAATGGCCCGGCTGACATGAACGCATTTCAGGCGGCTGGAGGCGTACCAGCCTTACTGCATCGATTGAATCAATCCGAACTGCTGCACCGCGATGTAAAACCTGTTTTCGGCGAATTCTCCGATCAGATGACGATTCCATCTTTGACTGAAGGTCAATTGGTATGGACAGCATGCCAGCGTAGCTTGGATGACGATGTCATTGCCGCCCCGGATGCCGTATTCCAAAATACTGGCGGCACGCGTGTATTAGACGGCAATCTGGGCAAGGCGGTAGTGAAAGTCTCAGCAGTCAAAGAAGAGCAACGTATCATTGAAGCACCTGCAGTCGTCTTCCAGTGCCAACACGAAGTGGAAGCGGCATACAAACGGGGCGAACTCAACAAAGACTGCATTGTCGTCGTCACGCACAATGGTCCAGCTGCGAACGGTATGCCAGAGCTGCATAAGTTGATGCCAATTTTAGGCAATGTGCAAAAAATGGGCTTTAAAGTTGCCTTGGTTACCGATGGCCGCTTATCAGGCGCATCAGGTAAAATACCATCCGCTATCCATGTGTCCCCCGAGGCAATTCGCGGTGGTGCAATTGGCTTAGTCCGTGATGGTGACGTTATACGCGTCGATTGCCAAACTGGTGAGCTGAACAACTTAAGTGACACCCGTGGGCGCACCATCATTCAGCTTGATACTGAGTCAACCCAGAAAACCTGGGGACGTGGATTTTTCGAAGTGATTCGACACAACGTTTCCAGCGCAGATCAAGGTGCGAGCTTTATTGTTTAG
- a CDS encoding LacI family DNA-binding transcriptional regulator, whose product MNQKIKKTRATLQDVADQVGVTKMTVSRYMRNPESVAEKTRVKIAAAIEKLGYIENRAPAMLSKSSSKAIGILLPSLSNQIFASFVQGIEMVTKANGYETLLAHFSYDVEEEERKIASLLSYQVDGLILTESNHTPRTLQMIKNADVPVVETMELPEQPIDMAVGLDHEDASYSAVKRMLDSGKRTIVYFGARLDTRTKLRMQGYERAMSEAGLEAKHVLTGEHSSFSLAHELLERALETYPDLDGVFCTNDDIAIGTILSAQQRGIKVPEQLAVVGYNALDIGQTISPKLTSVDTPRFEIGKKSAELLIARLKGEEQPELVVDMGYDITAGESV is encoded by the coding sequence ATGAATCAAAAGATTAAGAAAACACGTGCGACATTACAGGATGTTGCTGACCAGGTTGGCGTCACAAAGATGACGGTTTCGCGTTATATGCGTAATCCGGAATCCGTTGCGGAAAAGACGCGGGTTAAAATCGCAGCTGCGATAGAAAAGCTGGGTTATATTGAAAACCGTGCTCCGGCGATGTTGTCTAAATCATCCAGTAAAGCGATCGGTATTTTACTTCCGTCTCTATCTAACCAAATTTTTGCCTCTTTTGTGCAGGGCATTGAGATGGTCACCAAAGCGAACGGTTATGAGACGCTTTTGGCCCACTTCAGTTATGACGTCGAAGAAGAAGAGCGCAAAATCGCGTCACTACTCTCTTATCAAGTTGATGGGTTGATCTTAACGGAAAGCAACCATACCCCACGGACATTACAGATGATTAAAAATGCCGATGTGCCCGTGGTAGAGACCATGGAATTGCCAGAGCAGCCTATTGATATGGCGGTTGGTTTGGATCATGAAGATGCCTCGTATAGCGCAGTAAAGCGTATGTTGGACTCTGGCAAGCGTACCATCGTCTATTTTGGTGCCCGTTTGGATACGCGGACTAAGTTACGTATGCAAGGTTATGAGCGCGCCATGTCTGAAGCCGGTTTAGAAGCGAAACACGTATTAACCGGTGAACATTCCAGCTTCTCTCTTGCGCATGAGTTACTTGAGCGTGCATTGGAGACTTATCCAGATCTTGATGGCGTATTCTGTACCAACGATGATATCGCGATTGGTACGATACTCAGCGCCCAACAGCGCGGGATTAAAGTCCCTGAGCAACTGGCCGTGGTTGGCTATAACGCACTAGACATCGGTCAGACGATCAGTCCGAAGTTGACCAGTGTCGATACACCGCGTTTTGAGATTGGCAAGAAGAGTGCAGAACTGCTGATCGCGCGATTAAAAGGCGAAGAGCAGCCAGAGTTGGTGGTTGATATGGGCTATGACATTACTGCGGGTGAGAGTGTGTAG
- a CDS encoding serine/threonine-protein kinase: protein MQLGYNQTQIYYHLLDLDDSQKQQFLQALQQSQPKLYQQLIPLLADETAEEHLTQLLCFGAQQVTDRDIDLSGQIISKYRLTHELGRGGMGVVYAAQRADATFEQDLAIKFIQSNLSNVLGQRALFDEAQLLARLNHPYIAKVFDGGLHDDSVYIVMERVFGQTLNKYLSETELEANEKLLLFKQICQAMEHAHQHHVLHADLKPENILIDHSQRPKLLDFNLTQKAHSNRGKSPSALIAFSQHFASPEQQSGQYLTEQSDVYSLGKILALMFPSPAIWSDIYWVIKSATRTTITQRYQNVTALRVDIERILERRPIRQKRHWPFYSALRLVQRRPQASALSAIIVLSGVIFSSAIMQKNIQLQQEKKVTENIMYELTRLIFHAKGQNLEQMSVNAMMELTRRRILANPDIPKQVKQKMLLAMMTPVPEKHLSTQIKCHLNCAPEYSTEQ, encoded by the coding sequence GTGCAATTAGGTTATAACCAAACCCAGATTTATTATCATCTTCTTGATCTGGACGACTCTCAAAAACAGCAATTCCTTCAAGCATTACAACAAAGTCAACCTAAGCTATATCAACAACTCATCCCTCTTTTAGCTGACGAAACAGCAGAAGAACACTTGACTCAATTACTTTGTTTTGGCGCTCAGCAGGTAACAGATCGGGACATTGATCTTAGCGGCCAAATTATCAGCAAATACCGCTTAACCCATGAATTGGGTCGCGGTGGCATGGGTGTTGTATATGCAGCGCAGCGCGCAGATGCAACGTTTGAACAAGATCTGGCGATTAAATTTATTCAAAGTAACTTGAGTAACGTGTTGGGACAACGTGCGCTATTCGATGAAGCTCAGCTTCTCGCTCGATTAAACCATCCTTACATCGCTAAGGTCTTTGATGGTGGTCTGCACGATGATTCAGTTTACATCGTGATGGAACGAGTATTCGGTCAAACGTTAAATAAGTATCTATCCGAAACTGAATTGGAAGCAAACGAGAAGTTGCTACTGTTTAAGCAAATTTGCCAAGCGATGGAGCACGCTCATCAACATCACGTTTTGCATGCCGATCTCAAGCCAGAAAATATTCTTATCGACCACAGCCAACGCCCCAAGTTGCTCGATTTTAACTTAACCCAAAAAGCGCACTCCAATCGAGGCAAATCACCGTCAGCTCTGATCGCTTTCAGCCAGCACTTTGCCAGCCCAGAGCAACAATCGGGGCAATATCTAACCGAGCAAAGCGACGTTTACTCTTTGGGTAAAATTCTGGCACTCATGTTTCCCTCTCCAGCGATTTGGTCGGATATCTATTGGGTGATAAAGAGCGCAACGCGCACCACCATTACGCAACGATATCAGAACGTCACTGCCCTAAGAGTCGATATCGAACGAATCCTCGAACGTCGCCCGATCAGGCAGAAGAGGCATTGGCCTTTTTACAGCGCACTTCGCCTAGTTCAGCGAAGACCCCAAGCATCGGCATTGTCAGCCATTATTGTGCTCTCTGGCGTGATCTTTAGCAGTGCCATAATGCAAAAGAATATCCAGCTGCAGCAAGAAAAAAAAGTGACAGAAAACATAATGTACGAACTCACTCGCCTTATCTTCCACGCGAAAGGACAGAATCTAGAGCAAATGTCTGTTAACGCTATGATGGAGTTAACACGAAGACGGATTCTGGCTAACCCAGATATCCCCAAACAAGTAAAACAAAAAATGTTATTGGCGATGATGACACCCGTACCAGAGAAGCACCTCAGCACCCAAATAAAGTGTCATTTGAATTGTGCGCCTGAGTACAGTACTGAACAGTAA
- a CDS encoding chromosome partitioning protein ParA → MYTRLVTLWLLACAAVITLTAAPSTANQSQLTPKLKQGYFIDAPVTGLYYKTSSNITGVTKQGAFQYQPGDVVSFFIGNDSTGYLLTTLSSQGVLTPTMATTKPSRSINMTRLLLSLDSTPENREEIILANHVLSDPHFQSRLKSLDLNYLDDAANLLNIDWVSSKDAIEHLHESQAYIEKHFASDDIVFQPRGITFKNIVIKKKDWQGRVCAYDLRYRNHPKYRPPYTVMTYTITDDSLIQHPSAGDHFQGCFLSLNHQVTEDIIEPLSHFSDWHNLVGCSLTGCTRNDLNGFSVEDFDDEGDWKYRSAAMNFDPITKLLMEKVQGLGHHEHVQHSNRTEMLWFTYPQLDDHDIDYRGIWQQTQYRGQTMTQTCLLMRHQQVLRLPTSTEACPTNTRLYTQDVTWEYADMWWINNPNPKADLAQMNVMVRWSQTPTDINYTTWEYLPAGKTWEQGILYRYQQDVHRNQDGSDRIETHSISEFVKVSKDV, encoded by the coding sequence ATGTATACACGTTTAGTGACACTCTGGTTATTGGCATGTGCTGCTGTAATAACTTTAACTGCAGCGCCATCTACCGCAAACCAAAGCCAACTTACCCCTAAACTCAAGCAGGGCTATTTTATCGACGCGCCAGTGACAGGGCTGTATTACAAAACCAGTTCCAATATTACTGGCGTAACCAAGCAAGGCGCATTCCAATATCAGCCAGGAGATGTGGTCAGCTTCTTTATCGGTAATGATTCTACTGGTTATTTGCTCACCACCTTGTCGAGCCAAGGGGTTCTTACGCCGACGATGGCCACAACCAAGCCTAGCCGTAGCATTAATATGACTCGCTTGCTGCTGTCATTAGATAGCACACCAGAAAACCGCGAAGAGATCATACTGGCCAATCACGTGCTTTCAGACCCGCATTTTCAAAGTCGGTTAAAAAGCCTCGACCTGAATTACTTAGACGATGCAGCGAATCTGCTAAACATCGATTGGGTATCCAGCAAAGACGCCATCGAGCACCTCCATGAAAGTCAAGCTTATATTGAAAAACACTTCGCATCCGATGACATCGTCTTCCAACCGCGTGGCATCACTTTCAAAAACATCGTTATCAAAAAGAAAGACTGGCAAGGCCGCGTGTGTGCGTATGATCTGCGCTACCGCAATCACCCCAAATATCGCCCTCCCTATACTGTGATGACGTACACCATCACGGACGATTCACTTATCCAACACCCGAGTGCAGGGGATCATTTTCAGGGCTGTTTTCTATCACTCAACCATCAAGTAACCGAAGATATCATTGAGCCGCTCAGTCATTTTTCTGATTGGCATAATTTGGTCGGATGCTCGCTAACAGGTTGTACGAGAAACGATTTAAATGGTTTCTCTGTGGAAGACTTTGATGATGAGGGAGACTGGAAATACCGTTCTGCGGCCATGAACTTCGATCCAATTACCAAGCTGTTAATGGAGAAAGTACAAGGATTGGGGCATCACGAGCACGTTCAACACAGTAATCGTACCGAAATGCTGTGGTTTACTTACCCACAACTGGACGATCATGACATTGATTATCGTGGAATCTGGCAGCAAACCCAATATCGCGGTCAGACCATGACACAAACCTGTCTACTGATGCGCCACCAGCAAGTATTGCGCCTACCCACGTCGACCGAAGCCTGCCCGACAAATACACGTTTATACACGCAGGACGTAACTTGGGAATATGCCGATATGTGGTGGATTAACAATCCCAACCCCAAGGCAGATCTCGCACAAATGAATGTGATGGTTCGTTGGTCTCAGACCCCTACAGACATTAACTACACGACTTGGGAATATCTGCCTGCTGGGAAAACTTGGGAGCAAGGCATTTTATATCGCTACCAACAAGATGTTCATCGTAATCAAGATGGCTCTGATCGCATTGAAACCCACTCTATTTCTGAATTTGTCAAAGTGAGTAAGGATGTATAA
- a CDS encoding ECF-type sigma factor — MTNPIALTQIIHQWQSGNKQAESELYQFAYLQLHKIAQQERERNAEKYGTDNRVLADSVNSTTALIHDAYLKMSNCDMSEIATKRDFFLMAAKVMRQILIDNARSHQAQKRQHITLMKDEEDRFEQLIIMDKALDSFSIRYPRQSSALKLKYLMGMKSQEISELLECSASLIEKDLKFSRSWLQSRLTS, encoded by the coding sequence ATGACAAACCCCATAGCACTGACTCAAATTATTCATCAATGGCAATCCGGCAATAAACAAGCCGAAAGCGAGTTGTATCAATTCGCCTACTTGCAACTGCACAAAATTGCCCAGCAAGAACGTGAGCGTAACGCCGAAAAATACGGCACCGACAACAGGGTATTGGCTGACAGCGTCAACAGCACCACTGCATTGATTCACGATGCCTATCTAAAGATGTCCAACTGCGACATGAGTGAAATCGCCACCAAGCGTGATTTCTTTTTGATGGCCGCCAAAGTCATGCGCCAAATATTGATCGACAATGCACGCTCACACCAAGCGCAAAAACGCCAGCACATCACTTTGATGAAAGACGAAGAAGATCGCTTTGAGCAGTTGATCATCATGGACAAAGCTCTAGACAGCTTCAGTATCCGTTACCCACGCCAGTCCAGTGCCTTAAAGCTTAAGTATTTGATGGGAATGAAAAGCCAAGAAATCAGTGAACTGCTTGAGTGCAGTGCGAGTTTGATTGAGAAAGATCTCAAATTCTCTCGCAGTTGGCTACAATCCCGTTTGACATCGTAA